A single region of the Fusobacterium varium genome encodes:
- a CDS encoding coenzyme F420-0:L-glutamate ligase codes for MGRLIGTVSRGLRAPIIHQGDKIEDFVVDAVLAAVESDGITLRDRDIVAMTESIVARAQGNYASIDDIAADVKAKYGDNTIGVIFPILSRNRFSVCLKGIAKGAKKIVLMFSYPSDEVGNHFIDMELLDEKGVNPWSDILTEAEFTEKFGKPLHEFTGVNYIEYYSELIKEQGAEVEVIFANNPTAILNYTDCVLNCDIHTRFRTRKLLRKAGAKIVFGMDEILTSSNNGSGYNADYGLLGSNKATEDSIKLFPRDCMDTVATIQKMFLDKTGKHIEVMVYGDGAFKDPVGKIWELADPVVSPGYTAGLEGTPNEIKLKYLADNDLAGLTGEELNKAVANAIKNKDADLKGQMITQGTTPRRLTDLIGSLCDLTSGSGDKGTPIILIQGYFDNYIDD; via the coding sequence ATGGGAAGATTAATTGGAACTGTTTCAAGAGGGCTTCGTGCTCCTATTATTCATCAAGGAGATAAAATTGAAGATTTTGTTGTAGATGCTGTTTTAGCTGCTGTTGAAAGTGATGGAATCACTTTAAGAGACAGAGATATCGTAGCAATGACTGAGTCAATTGTTGCAAGAGCACAAGGAAACTATGCTTCAATAGATGACATTGCAGCTGATGTAAAAGCAAAATATGGAGATAACACAATAGGTGTAATATTCCCTATTTTAAGTCGTAACAGATTTTCAGTATGTTTAAAAGGAATAGCAAAAGGAGCTAAAAAAATAGTTTTAATGTTCAGCTATCCTTCTGATGAAGTTGGAAACCATTTTATTGATATGGAGCTTTTAGATGAGAAAGGTGTAAACCCTTGGAGTGATATTCTTACTGAAGCTGAATTTACTGAAAAATTTGGAAAACCTCTTCATGAATTTACAGGAGTAAACTATATTGAATATTACTCTGAACTTATTAAAGAACAAGGAGCAGAAGTAGAAGTAATTTTTGCTAATAACCCAACAGCAATCTTAAACTATACTGACTGTGTACTTAACTGTGATATTCATACTCGTTTCAGAACTAGAAAACTTCTTAGAAAAGCTGGAGCTAAAATTGTATTCGGAATGGATGAAATTTTAACTTCTTCTAATAATGGAAGTGGATACAATGCTGATTACGGACTATTAGGTTCAAATAAAGCAACTGAAGATAGTATCAAACTTTTCCCTCGTGATTGTATGGATACTGTTGCTACTATCCAAAAAATGTTCCTTGATAAAACAGGAAAACATATTGAAGTAATGGTTTATGGAGATGGAGCATTTAAAGATCCAGTTGGAAAAATTTGGGAACTTGCTGACCCAGTTGTATCACCAGGATATACTGCTGGACTTGAAGGAACACCAAACGAAATTAAATTAAAATATCTTGCTGACAACGATCTTGCAGGACTAACAGGAGAAGAATTAAATAAAGCTGTTGCTAATGCTATTAAAAACAAAGATGCTGATCTTAAAGGACAAATGATAACTCAAGGAACTACTCCTAGAAGACTTACTGACCTTATTGGATCACTTTGTGACTTAACTTCTGGAAGTGGAGATAAAGGAACACCTATTATTTTAATTCAAGGATATTTTGATAACTATATAGATGACTAA